The following are encoded together in the Erpetoichthys calabaricus chromosome 16, fErpCal1.3, whole genome shotgun sequence genome:
- the dmac2l gene encoding ATP synthase subunit s, mitochondrial yields MMLFAKATKYLNKLPSLADRRHFWGWLNAVFNKVDYERIKAVGPDRAASEWLLRCGAKVRYKGFDKWQQDYNGLPSGPLGKYKIQAIDATESCIMYRGFDHLEGLVHVEEIKLIRCIYIEDPCLERISAIANLQASLSSLEVVSCGNVTDRGLLALHHLSNLQQLFLSDLPGVREKEKTVKILQTALPKLVVEQDVQ; encoded by the exons ATGATGCTGTTTGCCAAAgctacaaaatatttaaacaaattaccTTCATTGGCTGACAGAAGACATTTCTGGGGTTGGCTGAATGCAGTGTTTAATAA AGTAGATTATGAAAGGATAAAGGCAGTGGGTCCAGATCGTGCTGCTTCTGAATGGCTTCTGCGATGTGGAGCAAAAGTGCGCTACAAGGGCTTTGACAAGTGGCAGCAGGATTATAATGGTCTCCCAAGTGGCCCTCTGGGGAAATACAAGATACAGGCTATAGATGCCACAGAGTCATGTATCATGTACCGAGGTTTTGACCACTTAG AAGGTCTGGTGCACGTGGAAGAGATTAAATTAATCAGGTGTATCTACATTGAAGACCCATGTTTAGAGAGGATAAGTGCCATTGCAAACCTCCAAGCCAGCCTGTCGAGCCTAGAGGTAGTGTCATGTGGCAATGTGACCGATCGAGGCCTCCTGGCCTTGCATCATCTGAG TAATCTGCAGCAGCTCTTTCTCAGTGACCTACCTGGAGTCcgggagaaagaaaaaacagtgaaaatcctACAGACAGCATTGCCAAAACTGGTGGTGGAACAAGATGTACAGTAA